The following proteins come from a genomic window of Terriglobia bacterium:
- a CDS encoding ATP-binding protein, whose product MKIAFIGTHGVGKTTLAYELCNELKKQHLDVGFIDEIARRCPFPINEETSLEAQTWILTTTIGRELELNKIYPNIICDRSVLDNYVYLYHKFGHISELHGLSRYWVRTYDLLFKVPFTRKYLRPDGVRSVDFEFQETIDQKLVQLLQEDEVPYHDHRVMSDTVQTILDYHRAHIGPLQRRIPGM is encoded by the coding sequence ATGAAGATCGCATTCATTGGAACCCACGGTGTGGGAAAGACAACCCTGGCCTACGAACTTTGCAACGAGCTCAAGAAGCAGCACCTGGATGTCGGGTTCATTGACGAGATCGCGCGCAGATGCCCGTTTCCCATAAACGAGGAAACCAGTCTGGAAGCTCAGACCTGGATACTTACGACCACGATCGGACGGGAGCTGGAGCTGAACAAGATCTACCCGAATATCATCTGTGACCGGTCCGTGCTGGACAACTACGTCTACCTCTACCACAAGTTCGGCCACATTTCCGAGTTACACGGCTTATCCAGGTATTGGGTGCGCACGTACGACCTGCTGTTCAAGGTGCCGTTCACCCGCAAGTACCTGCGGCCCGACGGTGTCCGTTCGGTGGATTTCGAGTTCCAAGAGACCATCGACCAGAAGCTGGTGCAACTTCTCCAGGAAGATGAGGTGCCATATCATGACCACCGGGTAATGAGCGATACGGTTCAGACAATCCTGGACTACCACCGCGCACACATCGGACCATTGCAGCGGCGCATTCCCGGAATGTAG
- a CDS encoding zf-TFIIB domain-containing protein: MTDTAIKRGVYHCPNCGAAAAPESVRCAYCRSTLATIVCPACYGAIFTGMKHCPWCGTEASAGTPAQPDVLKCPRCAADLMLINLGHEAVHECVSCGGLWLNKDTLQKLCDRQEEQEAVLGFEFKPRIEEGSAPGRNERLYIPCPACRKLMNRTNFGSCSGIIVDWCKTHGTWFDRDELRQIVLFIQGGGLKKARERDRARLEEEKLHLREQQRNLARITLLGQDSSLRLTTPAESDSLFQILSGIWRTLQS, encoded by the coding sequence ATGACCGATACCGCAATAAAGCGCGGCGTTTACCACTGCCCGAACTGTGGGGCCGCGGCGGCGCCCGAGAGCGTCCGCTGCGCTTACTGCAGATCGACGCTGGCCACCATCGTGTGTCCCGCCTGCTACGGAGCGATTTTCACAGGAATGAAGCATTGTCCCTGGTGCGGGACCGAAGCCTCGGCCGGAACGCCTGCACAACCGGACGTTCTCAAGTGCCCGCGCTGCGCTGCAGACCTGATGCTCATCAATCTGGGCCATGAAGCCGTCCATGAATGCGTTTCATGCGGGGGCCTTTGGCTCAACAAGGACACGCTTCAGAAGCTCTGTGACCGCCAGGAGGAACAGGAAGCCGTGCTCGGCTTCGAGTTCAAACCGCGGATCGAAGAGGGCTCGGCTCCAGGCCGGAACGAACGCCTGTATATCCCCTGTCCGGCGTGCAGGAAACTGATGAACCGGACAAACTTCGGCAGCTGCTCCGGCATCATCGTAGACTGGTGCAAGACGCATGGGACATGGTTCGACCGCGATGAACTCAGGCAAATCGTGTTGTTCATTCAGGGCGGTGGTCTCAAAAAAGCGCGCGAGCGCGATCGGGCCAGGTTGGAAGAGGAAAAGCTGCACCTGCGCGAACAGCAGCGCAATCTTGCCAGGATCACCCTGTTGGGACAAGACTCATCCCTGCGCCTGACAACTCCGGCAGAATCCGACTCGCTCTTTCAGATCCTGTCGGGCATCTGGCGTACCCTCCAATCGTAA